The Enterobacter asburiae genome window below encodes:
- the yacL gene encoding protein YacL has product MDYEFLRDITGVVKVRMSMGHEAVGHWFNEEVKENLALLDEVEQAANTVKGSERSWQRAGHEYTLWMDGEEVMVRANQLEFSGDEMEEGMSYYDEESLSMCGVEDFLQVVNAYRDFMKQK; this is encoded by the coding sequence ATGGATTACGAATTTCTGCGCGACATCACCGGAGTGGTGAAAGTGCGTATGTCGATGGGCCACGAAGCCGTTGGACACTGGTTTAACGAAGAGGTGAAAGAAAATCTCGCACTTCTTGATGAGGTTGAACAGGCGGCAAATACGGTGAAAGGCAGTGAACGATCCTGGCAGCGCGCCGGGCATGAATATACGCTGTGGATGGATGGTGAAGAGGTCATGGTGCGTGCCAACCAGCTCGAGTTTTCAGGTGACGAGATGGAAGAGGGTATGAGCTACTACGACGAAGAAAGTCTGTCGATGTGCGGCGTAGAGGATTTCCTTCAGGTGGTAAATGCTTACCGCGACTTCATGA